Sequence from the Cucurbita pepo subsp. pepo cultivar mu-cu-16 chromosome LG02, ASM280686v2, whole genome shotgun sequence genome:
CTGCACATTCAACAACTACCAGAATGGGAACCTCTAGTAACAAAATCGACCATCATCTTTTAGCAACTGCTTTCGATTACCATACAAAATGCAATACATGATTAATAAGGGGCAAACTAGTCCCCTCGTATGACCAAGTTTACCACAATTTAATGAATAGTTTCTTCAGCAGATAAGACCAACAAATCTCAttatcttctcaattaacagGTGGAAGTTGTAAATAGATGTAGAGCTAAAGTCACCGAGTCTCTCAAGATGAAAACAGGCTTCATTTAAAAAACTGCGTATGAGAGGGCCCACTCCCGCTAATTCCCTGTAGCTTCGCCAAGAGAACCAGGGTGGGGATCTACCTGAAGCTTTTGAGAGTATCTCTAAGCATCTCAAGCCCtaattactaaattataaGCACAGACTCACAGTACTTTCAGcttatatcaaaattatggttaaaaataataataaaccgCACACTATTAACGTATTCTTGCAAATGTTTTAACAACTACGTGAAAAACAGTAATATCAGAAAGCAATCCACACCTCTGGGCCCAACGGTCATCGACGAGTTGTTGTTCCATACTGGAGCACCAGAATTCGTAGTCCAGAAGGGGGCGTTGAAAGCACTTGAAGGGCGGTGCTGCATCGTACGAACAGATGAAAAAACTCAGCCAAAATATACACAACAAAGGAATTAGCTCAATAACATTCCAACTTCATAAACATCCTCAACAGAATCAAGGCCTTCGCGAGTCAACGAATAAACATAtccaaaaactaaaacaaaatgagaagaaaaaaaagaatctcaAACGTTCCGTATCGTCCTTCCCAATAAACGCAaacaacaatttcaaaacCACCCCAGCGgaaatgaaaacaaagaaaagcaaTTTGCCgacaataaaaatagttaaaaaaatcaataaaatcgAGAAGAAAAATCTTGCGGCAATTTCGATGCAATGGATAACCAGGATCGCAGcgtgaagaaagaaagtcaAACCCCCATTGACAAGCACAAAAACACATGAAGCTCGAATCCAAAAAACTAGCGGCGAAAGAAGGGAATACCCTGTAAGGATCCATGGCAGGGGAAGAAGAACCGAGCGACTCGAAGACAGGCTTGAGAATCTGGAATGGGGAAGAACCATATACGAAGAGAAATGGTGGAACGAGGATTTTATAAAAGCTAGCACCCGCGGTTTACGCTTTTTTGTGGCGTCCCATCCTTTTATTCTTTGCTATCCCACACGTCCCAATGACCCTGacccttttccattttctagCGTTTTTTTCGCCCCTCCTCGCGAGAAAATGAGTTGATTTATTTAACCtcctaaatatttttatttaatcctTCATTTAAAGGTTAAAActcattatattattatccttccaacaaaacaaaaaaaatatgcatTCAACTTCGACATCGATTCTCTAGCGTAGAGACAACTCGCCCAAGTCCATGGGCTCAAGCTCATCGAAAGATAGAGCTACGAGCCtaaaatgaactaaaatgtCCCAATAAGTCATGGGCTAAGTTGAGGATGACAAGCTTCGTAATCTTTCctagttatattttaaatatttataacaaaatttttaatttttattatatataattagtgtcattaaagataaataaatttattaaacaggGTTGATaaagttctttatttaataagacATTATTTCTtaccattattttaaatatggtcataaaattaaatatgaatgtAAACAATATCACCcatcaataaataattcatttaaaataggttatattttttttatttcatttttatatcgCAATTTagtacaaataaattatttataatttttcctGTAATAATTGAACAATAAATCTGTACTAAAGGTTTCTAATAcgattttttaagataaaactaaaagtttaaaagtatttttttttatttttttataattagtttaaaaaacgGATTTAAACAATAAGCAAAGGTTAGCAGCATCCAGAAATAAGTCAGCGGACTCGGAGCGAGCAATTTCTCGGGAGCTAAACTCGTGGTATTTTGAACCGTGATATAAGATTTCGCTTTCAAGCAGGGGACCCGCGGGTGATTTTAGGATGgacaagaaaaaattgataaacaaCAGTTGGAGATAATATTTGAGGACGTCATAGAATTGCGGTTCCTTATCGGCAATTTTGGTCATTTGCGTAAATTCGGTCACAGGTATGCAGGCGTAGGAGAGACGTGGCCCACTAGAATTTAGCCACGTAGAATAAACAATGCCTTGAACCGTGTGCTATGTGTGAACATAGCGAGATGCCGAAGAGAGATAAGGCCAtttgattcttttgtttttgttttttttttttttggtaaattacaaattttagtgaaataattttgaaaatgttaaaatttaatattaattttgaaggttagaaataattcaataattttaccaaaaaaaGTTCGTAAATAGTAAAGAGATTAGagaatttaaagtttttatgatAATTTATCATAAATCCGaagttctaaatttaaaaaatataaattaaattttaagttttttcaaatcaaatatataatttatgttttacttttaaagggatgtcattttctttttctttttcttttcatttatttatttatttatttgaccCAATCATGAAATAGCATTTTAATTGGGTGATTTAGATTGAGTTGTCCCATCAATGCTATTTCATTTCCGTCCATATttggtatgttttttttttttttactcaaaattttaaactaattttttattataaatttctcAACACTAATAGGATGTGGGGTATGCTtgctttcatttcatttcattttatttatttttattttacggGAAATGAAGGTTTTGTACGGACATTAAATACACGTGGCATTTGTTTACAGGACGGAAGTCAATCTGAATGGAAATTCAAGCAAAATATCAATGCAGTGACGTGGAGAGCATAATGGAGTGCCACGTATTTTTTagatccaaaattttgaaataaaataaaatattatatttattaaacttaaaaatatatataattctaaaTAGGGCTAAATAGGGCTAAGGCGGTTAATGGGCCTTGGGCCGAGCTTACCCACAACAGATGGGCTCACGTCGtagcatgttttttttttttttttttttttttttttttttttttttttttttttNGTTGTAATAATATTCTAAccgttgattttgattaaaatcgttactatttgaaatattcttcaacaaatttttttatttaaaaatgttggattaaacttgaaaaatgtataaaaaggCTGATTCTAGGAATTAAagagaattaattaaaaactgAACAATTTAATGAAGgtcaaattaaattaggttGAATCATGGATGTGTGGTGAAATTATTAGAGGACTGAGAAGATGACGGTGTTGGAACGTTGGATAGTGAAAAGACATTGTTGCCCTTGAAATGTTGAGCCTAAACGGGAGGAAATTTTGAAAGCACATGGAGAGGTAACCGTTGAGGAGCGCAGAGAACCACGCGACTTTTCATCAGATAGATCGGGCGGCTATCGTTCACTAGCcgttagatttaaatttttttgtagcAGGACCATGTGCAGACATATATCCGCTGTTTACGATTCAATATCGCTTATTTAGTTTGGAATTCGGGTTTCGATTCTCTCTTAAttcattcctttcttttctttttccttcgtCTGTTCTAAAACAGCGACCAGAGAGAGAGGGATAGACCTAGACCCCCACTTCGAGACTGCGAGAGCGGGGCGGAGAGAATCGACAGACGGCGGAGAGAGTGGGAGAGAGATCGCTCCGGCTACTGATGGAGTTAATCCAAGTTGCTTCTCACTCGCTTCTTCGAAAATGAAAGCACCGGCTGCCTCTCATTAGCGACTGTAACCTGTTTGATCAAAAGCCTTAGAAGAAATTTTGAGAGTTCTTGATTTAAGAAGGTTGGTTTTCACGATTCACGATCTGGGTATTGCGCTTCTTGATGGattcttcttccaatttttttttcccactaTAGCTTGAATGAACAGTCGTTCGATCTTCTTTGATTCTGAAATCTTTGTGGGCATTATGATCTGTAGGTGAGGGAAATGGCTGGATCGGATGAGAACAACCCGGATGTGACCGGACGAGCAAATCTCCATGGTAAATGAATGagaaatgttttcttttttttttttttttttttttttttttttttNtttttttttttggtctcaCAGATTTACTTAGGCATGCCGATTTGATATGAATAAATATGATCAAGGCCTGTAGTGGAAATGAATTTTTGTCTCTTGGATGAATCTTAAAGGGAGTTTACGAGTTGATGGCGGTGGCAAATTTGTAGTGGGGGCGGGTCAAAACCGCAGAGCTTTGAGCAACATTAATGGCAATGTTAGAGCTGCTCCTCCTCCCCTTCATCCCTGTGCAGTCCTCAAAAGAGGCTTAACAGAGTAattctttcatctttttacCTGCTGCTAAGTTCCTAATAAAATTCAGGAGATTgatctgtttttttcttgctGTAGTCTTTTGCTTCTTTCTGTGATTCAACTAAAGATCTCATgttttttagtgtttttattcttaattttccaGAACTGATGCTGTTCTCAACTGTAAAGTTCCTCCCATTCCGATCCATCGACCGATTACTCGGTCAGTAATCCATCAGCCTTTTAATGTCTTTGTGTGTTGAATATACTCGCCTGCAGCTTCTTGATCtgttcttttgttgtttggtTTAGGAAGTTTGCAGCTCAGCTGGCCGACAAGCAGCAGCAACCTCTGCCTGAGGTTGATAGAAAGCCATTACAATCTGCTCCAACTCGAAAAGACTCAATAGATCATCACCCCATCACAGAGGAAGATGATTCTATGGACGAATCGGCAGTACCGATGTTCGTTCAACATACAAAAGCAATGTTGGATGAAATTGACAAAATGGTAAGGATTTGGAagccttctctttttttattacaatccTTCTAATTCTTTCCTTGAAATTCCGTTGATGTGATGCATTTTCCACAGGAAGAGGTGGAAATGGAAGATATAGAAGAAGAGCCAGTCATGGACATAGACAGCTGCGATAAGAAGAACCAGCTAGCTGTTGTGGAATACATTGATGACTTGTATGCTTGCTACAGGAGAGCCGAGGTAAGAGTTTCTCAGACCAGACACACTCCATGTCTGAAACATAAACCtcctgttcttgtttttgttcttgttcttttttgttcttttatgtCTTTGTGTCTGATTAAGATGTTCCTCCCTGCAGGTTTCTGGCTGTGTCCCACCAAACTACATGGCTCACCAAGCAGATATTAACGAGAGGATGAGAGGGATTCTCATTGACTGGCTAATTGAGGTATATTAGTATTATTCTAATCATCACTTATCCAGGCTTGATTTAATAGTAATTTAACTAAACATCATAGATAAGGAATTAACAAAActtatgatgatgattattACTACAAGGTGCACTACAAGTTTGAGCTGATGGAGGAGACATTGTACCTCACAGTCAACCTGATCGATAGATTCTTGGCGGTTCAGTCGGTGGTGAGGAAGAAGCTCCAGCTTGTTGGAGTGACGGCGATGCTTATTGCCTGCAAGTACGAGGAGGTTTCTGTTCCTATTGTGGATGATCTTATTCTCATATCTGACAAGGCCTACAGCCGAAAAGAAATTCTGGACATGGTCggttttctttgttcttttgctAATGTCTTGGAACATTTGGGTACGAGGATGTTGTTAGAGGATGTGTTTTTTGAATGGCTTTGCAGGAAAAGTTGATGGTAAACACCTTACAGTTCAATCTGTCTGTTCCAACACTTTATGTGTTCATGAGAAGGTTTCTCAAAGCTGCCCAATCTGATAGAGAGGTGAATAAAACTTAATCCTAATTGCTTCACTAACTCTAATTCACTGATAAAGACCAGAACTGAGGTTGAATTTTGTATGTGTTTAATATTACCAGCTGGAGCTGCTGTCATTCTTCATGGTGGAGCTCTGTCTTGTGGAATATGAAATGCTCAAGTATAAACCTTCATTAATGGCTGCTGCTGCGGTCTTCACTGCTCAATGCACCATCAATGGCTTCAAGGAATGGAGCAAAACCAGTGAGTGGCACACTGGGTATTCTCAGGAGCAGCTTATGTAAGTAGAtgttctctttcttttttctctatatgctatttattattatgtttcttATTAGAATAGAACATGTTTTGTTGTGTTTACAGGGAATGTTCACGTTTGATGGTGGAGTTTCATGAGAAAGCAGGGACAGGAAAATTGACAGGAGTTCACAGGAAGTATAGCACATCCAAGTTTGGATATGCTGCAAGAAGTGAACCAGCTAGCTTTCtgttggaagaagaaaggccATAGCTTTCTGGAGGATCTTTGTTGGGGGGAAAATGTGacgttgtgttgtgttgttgTGTGTAGAAAGAAAGAGCAACAAAAGTTGCCCCtgccttctttttcttctgaaTCTCTTTCTAATTTGAACGAAAGAAtccaacttttttcttttttcttttttcttttctttttaaattaagctGGAATTGTGGATGATTCATTCCCTTGTGTGTGTTGGCTGGGAAATGTTATGAAAGTTCTTGTATGTTTGTTATTCTCTTTTATATCACATATGAATGAGACATACcttcaaattgaaattttggtgTATGTGCACATATTTGATTGTATAATAACTCCACGTCTTGTCAAAATTCATCAAACTATTTTGTTCGTAACCGAGTTTTTTCACCACGTGCTTTCCATGGCATTAACCGGTTTCTTAGATTTTGGACTTCCTTGTCTCATAGTCAGCCCCATGAAATTCAGCAAAAGAGTAGAGAATTGATAGCACAAAGACAATACTCTTACAGTGTTATCTATTGAAATGCAAAAGAACGTACATACATATAACAAAGATGATATGGGGTAATGAATTGTTCAATCTCAACATAAAATGGGCTGAAGCAAAAAGTTTCTAATGAAGTTGAAGGTTATGGTCATCATATTAGCCCACTTTCTCAACAAAATGGAATAACGCGTATTTCTTCAGTGTTGGGGATGTCAATCTGATGGTCAACATTCCAATGACTATCGAGGCTTGAACCGAGGACATAACAAACTGTATTCATGGTTTCATCACCTTCGGGCAGATGGCACCACACCCCGACCAGTCGCACCTCCACGCCCAGCAGCTTGAGCCTAGAGAAAATAGATCTCACCGCAGTGTTAATTTTTGGAAATCTGTAAATGTACACAATAATTTGTGAAGCACTCTACTTGTTTTCCCTCATAATTTGAGAATTACGAAGTTCGTAGTGCCATAAAATATTCACTAATATCTTCCAAGGGATGAATCAGAAACCTGTCAACGAAAGTAAATCCTGTACTTCTTGCACACAAGCAGCCATCATATCATTCTCTCATACATGGGAAAAATGCACACAAGCATGTATGCGGATGTTCGTACTGATTTATAAACGTATTTAATGGAATAAATTATCACCATACTAAAATTAAGATCCAATGGGGCCTACCTTAGCTCGCATAGCAACAGCCCTGCCCCTTCCAACACCAAGTGAGGCACCCTTACCCTTCAAGATCCAGAAAGCATGGGTTAGGAGAGAAACAAAGCAAGCAAGGATTCCATCAGAATTAAAATTCATAGAAATTAAGTTGAAATACCTTAATTCTAGCATCAAGACGCTTGAACATTGGAGCATTCTTCAGCATGTCTGGTATGACCATGAACCTATATGCATTAATAGATGTCAGCATGCCAACCAAATCCTAAAAGAATCCCATGGAATAAGAACTAAGAAAGTGATTGGATAGTCTATAATACAAGAGACAGTACAGATACCTGACTTTGCTTCCTCTGATGAAAACATGCTCAAGCTGAGAGACCTTCCCATCCTATAGAAGAAAACATATCAAGTGAACCCGAAGAACACGACTCTCAACCATATACATGCAAGCAAAGGGAAAAGACAATCTCAACGACATTGAACGACAACTATAACATAAGCAAAACACTAATATATTAGACAAAGAAAATCAGTGAAACTTAATGCATTTGAAAGATTCATAGaaccattttctttccaattaaTCTATGAATCTACGATAATTCCAATCTCTCCTATTAGATTTGGTGGTGGTGAATTGCATAGCAAGAAAGTAGCAATTAAACAGCGCACCAGCAGAGTAACCAATGTGCACAGTTAACATTTGTCCCTAGTTGATTTAATCAATCCCAATGTTGCCTTCAAGATCACGGACTTTTGGTTTTTAGAGAGAGGGAGCTAGAAATTCAACCCCATAGATCTCCTTCTCACCCACCTACCCAGATTTGTTTCGGAGATTCAGGATATAACgacctaagcccaccgctaacagatatttgtcttctttggctttctctcaaggttttaaaaacgtgtctgctagggagaagtttttacacccttagaaggaatgcttctttctcctccccaactgatatgggatctcacacaggATAACCAGAAGCATGGCATACGTAGCAATGAAACCGACTAAGCCAA
This genomic interval carries:
- the LOC111786310 gene encoding G2/mitotic-specific cyclin-2-like, whose translation is MAGSDENNPDVTGRANLHGSLRVDGGGKFVVGAGQNRRALSNINGNVRAAPPPLHPCAVLKRGLTETDAVLNCKVPPIPIHRPITRKFAAQLADKQQQPLPEVDRKPLQSAPTRKDSIDHHPITEEDDSMDESAVPMFVQHTKAMLDEIDKMEEVEMEDIEEEPVMDIDSCDKKNQLAVVEYIDDLYACYRRAEVSGCVPPNYMAHQADINERMRGILIDWLIEVHYKFELMEETLYLTVNLIDRFLAVQSVVRKKLQLVGVTAMLIACKYEEVSVPIVDDLILISDKAYSRKEILDMEKLMVNTLQFNLSVPTLYVFMRRFLKAAQSDRELELLSFFMVELCLVEYEMLKYKPSLMAAAAVFTAQCTINGFKEWSKTSEWHTGYSQEQLMECSRLMVEFHEKAGTGKLTGVHRKYSTSKFGYAARSEPASFLLEEERP
- the LOC111786321 gene encoding small nuclear ribonucleoprotein SmD3b-like codes for the protein MSRSLGIPVKLLHEAAGHVVSVELKSGELYRGSMIECEDNWNCQLENITYTAKDGKVSQLEHVFIRGSKVRFMVIPDMLKNAPMFKRLDARIKGKGASLGVGRGRAVAMRAKAQAAGRGGATGRGVVPSARR